A stretch of the Acanthopagrus latus isolate v.2019 chromosome 9, fAcaLat1.1, whole genome shotgun sequence genome encodes the following:
- the LOC119025924 gene encoding trace amine-associated receptor 13c-like, translating into METLEETGLCFPQLLNSSCRKPIRPHFETMLIYILLSFIALLTAALNLLVIISVSHFKQLHTPTNLLLLSLAVSDFFVGLLMFFQIVLIDGCWFFGDLMCTLYQYLAYVITSASVGTMVLISIDRYVAICHPLHFATNVTQKRVQVCVYLCWMFSALFHSLLLKGILKQPGRYNSCIGECVIIIDHVAGFVDLFLTFIGPVTIIVVLYMRVFVVAVSQARAMRSHIAAVTLQKSRKVAANKSELKAATTLGVVVVVFLMCVCPYYCVALTGQDTMFSASFAYFVICLSYFNSCLNPLIYTFFYPWFRKSVRVIVTLQILKPGSCKIEIL; encoded by the exons aTGGAGACTTTGGAGGAAACTGGCCTCTGCTTTCCACAACTCCTCaacagctcctgcaggaagCCAATACGTCCTCACTTTGAGACCATGCTGATTTACATTCTGCTGTCCTTCATCGCtctgctcactgcagctcttaacctgctggtcatcatctctgtctcccacTTCAA GCAGCTCCATACCCccaccaacctcctcctcctctctctggctgtctcaGATTTCTTCGTGGGCCTCCTcatgttttttcaaattgttcTCATAGACGGCTGCTGGTTCTTTGGTGACCTCATGTGTACTCTGTATCAGTATCTAGCATATGTTATAACCTCTGCCTCAGTAGGAACCATGGTGCTCATATCTATTGACCGCTATGTAGCTATTTGTCATCCTTTACATTTTGCCACCAATGTCACTCAAAAAAGAGTTCAagtctgtgtttatctgtgttggatgttttctgctctttttcatAGTCTGCTGCTGAAAGGTATCCTGAAACAACCAGGCAGGTATAACTCCTGCATTGGAGAGTGTGTGATTATAATTGATCATGTTGCAGGATTTGTTGATCTCTTTTTGACCTTTATAGGTCCTGTCACCATCATTGTGGTTCTGTATATGAGAGTATTTGTGGTAGCTGTGTCTCAGGCTCGTGCCATGCGGTCTCACATTGCAGCTGTCACCCTCCAGAAGTCAAGGAAAGTAGCCGCTAACAAATCTGAGTTGAAAGCAGCCACGActcttggtgttgttgtagttgtgtttCTAATGTGTGTATGCCCATATTATTGTGTTGCTCTTACAGGCCAGGACACCATGTTCAGTGCTTCATTTGCTTACTTTGTCATTTGTCTGTCCTATTTTAACTCCTGTCTAAACCCCCTGATCTACACCTTTTTCTATCCATGGTTTAGAAAATCTGTTAGAGTCATTGTTACACTTCAAATACTGAAGCCAGGCTCCTGTAAGATTGAGATACTGTAG
- the LOC119025988 gene encoding trace amine-associated receptor 13c-like has protein sequence METLEETDLCFPQLLNSSCRKPIRPHFETMLIYILLSFIALLTAALNLLVIISISHFKQLHTPTNLLLLSLAVSDFFVGLLMFFQIMLIDGCWLLGDLMCTLYYVLDFFITSASVGTMVFISVDRYVAICHPLHYSTKITVRGVALGTCLCWVCSALYNSLIMKDNLKEPGKYNSCLGQCVIIIDRVAGLVDLFLTFISPVTIIVALYIRVFVVAVSQARAMRSHIAAVTIQCSVKVTTKKSELKAAGTLGVVIVVFLLCLCPYYCVTLTGQDTMLNASSAAFVICLFYFNSCLNPLIYTFFYPWFRKSVKLIVTLQILKPDSYMLNIL, from the exons ATGGAGACCTTGGAGGAAACTGACCTCTGTTTTCCACAACTCCTCaacagctcctgcaggaagCCAATACGTCCTCACTTTGAGACCATGCTGATTTACATTCTGCTGTCCTTCATCGCtctgctcactgcagctcttaACCTGCTGGTCATCATCTCTATCTCCCATTTCAA GCAGCTCCACACCCccaccaacctcctcctcctctctctggctgtctcaGATTTCTTCGTGGGCCTCCTcatgttttttcaaattatgCTCATAGATGGCTGCTGGCTACTTGGTGATCTCATGTGTACTCTATATTATGTTTTAGACTTCTTTATAACTTCTGCTTCAGTAGGAACCATGGTGTTTATATCGGTTGACCGCTATGTAGCTATTTGTCATCCTTTACATTACTCCACTAAAATCACTGTGAGAGGAGTTGCACTCGGCACCTGCCTTTGTTGGGTCTGCTCTGCTCTATATAACAGCCTTATAATGAAAGATAACCTGAAAGAACCAGGCAAGTATAACTCTTGTCTTGGACAATGTGTGATTATAATTGATCGTGTTGCAGGACTTGTTGATCTCTTTTTGACCTTCATAAGTCCTGTCACCATCATTGTAGCTCTGTACATTAGAGTATTTGTGGTAGCTGTGTCTCAGGCTCGTGCCATGCGGTCTCATATTGCAGCTGTCACTATTCAATGTTCGGTGAAAGTAACTACTAAGAAATCTGAGTTGAAAGCAGCCGGGACTCTTGGTGTCGTTATTGTCGTGTTTCTGTTATGCCTCTGCCCATATTATTGTGTCACACTAACAGGACAGGACACCATGCTCAATGCCTCATCAGCTGCCTTTGTGATATGTCTGTTCTATTTTAACTCCTGTTTAAATCCTCTGATCTACACCTTTTTCTATCCGTGGTTTAGAAAATCTGTTAAACTCATTGTCACGCTTCAAATACTGAAGCCTGACTCCTATATGCTCAATATACTATAG